One Camelina sativa cultivar DH55 chromosome 3, Cs, whole genome shotgun sequence genomic window carries:
- the LOC109130896 gene encoding uncharacterized protein LOC109130896, translating into MKDRGLQAYFHRDGLFLCQEKYATDLLINAGMKDCSPMPTPLPLQLDKLQGQHELFSDPTCFRSLAGKLQYLTLTRPDIQFSVNYVYQKMHQPTVSDFQLLKRLLRYVKSTVRMGINLYSNSASNLTAFSDSDYAGCKDTRRSTGGFCTFLGTNIIYWSAKRHPTASKSSTEAEYQTMSEVASEMKWISSLLRNLGIAQPDTLELFCDNLSAIYLSANPTLHNPSKHFDTDFHYVRERVSLGTLVVKHIPTHSRITYVFTKSLPQQPFCALRSKLGVCLPPNTIELNKRREVGLATKPEPTKSVPQTLHQDRGSLQNCDARTVKSVPQIKLSTTVKPAPQIKLNNRYDCLLSQDAFDN; encoded by the exons ATGAAAGACCGTGGATTACAGGCTTACTTTCATAGAGATGGATTGTTCTTGTGTCAAGAAAAGTATGCTACAGATCTTCTCATTAATGCTGGAATGAAAGATTGCTCTCCAATGCCtactcctcttcctctgcaaCTCGACAAGTTACAGGGTCAACATGAGCTGTTTTCTGATCCAACTTGTTTTAGGAGCTTAGCAGGAAAGCTTCAATATCTTACTTTAACTCGTCCAGACATTCAGTTCTCTGTTAACTACGTCTATCAAAAGATGCACCAGCCGACAGTGTCAGATTTTCAACTTCTGAAACGATTACTTAGATACGTTAAAAGCACAGTTCGAATGGGGATCAATCTGTACAGCAACTCTGCTTCTAACCTCACCGCCTTTAGTGACAGTGATTACGCAGGCTGCAAAGACACAAGACGTTCGACAGGCGGATTCTGTACGTTTCTTGGAACCAATATCATCTACTGGTCTGCTAAGCGCCATCCCACAGCCTCCAAGTCTTCTACTGAAGCAGAGTATCAAACTATGTCAGAAGTGGCTTCGGAGATGAAGTGGATATCATCTCTCCTCCGCAATCTGGGTATAGCTCAACCAGACACCCTAGAACTCTTTTGTGATAATCTCTCTGCCATATACTTATCAGCCAATCCCACTCTTCATAACCCGTCCAAACATTTTGATACTGATTTTCACTATGTGAGGGAACGTGTCTCCCTTGGCACATTGGTGGTTAAACACATTCCTACGCACTCCCGGATCACATATGTGTTTACCAAGTCACTGCCTCAACAACCTTTTTGTGCTCTTCGTTCCAAACTTGGTGTTTGCTTACCACCCAACACAA TCGAGcttaacaaaagaagagaagtggGCCTTGCGACCAAACCAGAGCCCACCAAGTCTGTCCCACAAACTCTGCATCAAGACAGAGGATCTCTGCAGAACTGTGACGCAAGGACTGTTAAGTCTGTTCCTCAAATTAAGTTGAGCACCACGGTCAAGCCTGCTCCCCAAATCAAGCTGAACAACCGTTACGATTGTCTCCTATCACAAGATGCCTTCGACAACTAG